GTCAAAGTTTCTTTTAATCttgctgaaaaaatgcttATCGGccttccttcttttcttgtaagCCATCAAGATTACAGGTGGGGATATACAGTTAGTGAGATCAAGCAACGTTCTTTCAAGCAGTGGGAAAGCTTTCTCGAGGTACACACAATCAGCGGCCAAAACCAGATCAACGTTATTAGTTTGCAAATCACCTTCTTGAGGTGAAAAATCCACTGATAACGGCTCCCCCCACCAAAGCTCTCTCGCAAGAACCTCATACTGAACCTTGTCCAGTTCTATATTTCGTTCCAACAAGGGTACTAGTTTGTCAATATCTGTGACATACACTTTACTCCCATCATGGAACgtgtttttttccaacaatCCCACGCATAATCCAACTAAGCCTGTACCACTACCCAGTTCCAGGACTTTCTTGAACTGTCTCCTGCCATGGGTCGCTTCACTCAACAGATGATGAAGTGATTTCTCGAGTATATACTCACACAAGAGTTCCCCAGCGATCCAGACTTTACCGCCGCAACCGCTTTCACCACCGTCTTCGCAAATTTTCAACGCTGGTAATAATTTTCCAC
The Saccharomyces kudriavzevii IFO 1802 strain IFO1802 genome assembly, chromosome: 14 DNA segment above includes these coding regions:
- the EFM6 gene encoding putative protein-lysine N-methyltransferase (similar to Saccharomyces cerevisiae YNL024C; ancestral locus Anc_2.289), whose amino-acid sequence is MDTIFGGFEDLVVPRATEHLGQTDLSFGGKLLPALKICEDGGESGCGGKVWIAGELLCEYILEKSLHHLLSEATHGRRQFKKVLELGSGTGLVGLCVGLLEKNTFHDGSKVYVTDIDKLVPLLERNIELDKVQYEVLARELWWGEPLSVDFSPQEGDLQTNNVDLVLAADCVYLEKAFPLLERTLLDLTNCISPPVILMAYKKRRKADKHFFSKIKRNFDVLEITDFSKFDHYLKQRTHLFQLIRKHTV